One genomic window of Xanthobacter dioxanivorans includes the following:
- the fabI gene encoding enoyl-ACP reductase FabI — MATDGFASGLLKGKRGLILGVANNRSIAYGIAKSARAHGAELALTYQGEALKKRVEPLAAELGGHLVGHCDVTEPETLDAVFAETEKLFGTLDFVVHCIAFSNKDELDGRYVDTSADNFTKTMFISCYSFTAIAQRAEKLMANGGSLLTLTYYGAEKWMPHYNVMGVAKAALEASVRYLAADLGPKAIRVNAISAGPIKTLAASGIGDFRYILKWNELNSPLRRTVTTDEVGDTSVYFLSDLSRGVTGEVHHVDAGYHIVGMKHPDAPDLALVRD, encoded by the coding sequence ATGGCGACGGACGGTTTCGCGAGCGGTCTTCTGAAGGGCAAGCGCGGGCTGATTCTCGGTGTCGCCAATAACCGCTCCATTGCCTACGGCATCGCCAAGTCCGCACGCGCCCACGGAGCGGAGCTCGCCCTTACCTACCAGGGGGAGGCGCTCAAAAAGCGCGTGGAGCCCCTCGCCGCCGAGCTGGGCGGCCACCTCGTCGGCCATTGCGACGTCACCGAGCCGGAAACCCTCGACGCCGTCTTCGCCGAGACCGAAAAGCTGTTCGGCACGCTCGATTTCGTCGTCCACTGCATCGCCTTTTCCAACAAGGACGAGCTGGACGGCCGCTATGTCGACACCTCGGCCGACAATTTCACCAAGACCATGTTCATCTCCTGCTACTCCTTCACCGCCATCGCCCAGCGGGCGGAGAAGCTGATGGCGAACGGCGGCTCGCTGCTCACCCTCACCTATTACGGGGCGGAGAAGTGGATGCCGCATTACAACGTCATGGGCGTGGCCAAGGCCGCGCTCGAGGCGAGCGTGCGCTACCTCGCCGCCGACCTCGGCCCCAAGGCCATCCGCGTCAACGCCATCTCCGCCGGCCCGATCAAGACGCTCGCCGCCTCCGGCATCGGCGATTTTCGCTATATCCTGAAGTGGAACGAGCTGAACTCGCCGCTGCGCCGCACCGTCACCACGGACGAGGTGGGCGACACCAGCGTGTACTTCCTTTCCGATTTGTCGCGGGGTGTGACCGGTGAAGTGCACCATGTGGACGCCGGATATCATATCGTCGGCATGAAGCACCCCGACGCGCCGGACCTTGCTCTGGTGCGGGATTGA
- a CDS encoding DUF1796 family putative cysteine peptidase yields the protein MLNMFNRAAPRLLADRIVSLGALCEVAFQVRRLSRAEQAYPFDWWITPLAGVAPVLEAGAAAVFAPQEIVKVSDYGGKAALYSRLGGTVHLHEFPAGEDFLALSEEAISGRLVAKYAMLQERMVSTCRTGTTLFVRQRLREHDPQGPALEAALDRLFGCLSTLAADPRLLLLDYAPVAPRPWLVTAQIPAYRDHNDLGSRRGWNATFRACGIACPPSGTRFRYDDLTATLEKGRR from the coding sequence ATGCTGAACATGTTCAACCGGGCGGCGCCGCGCCTCCTTGCGGATCGAATCGTCAGCCTGGGCGCCCTCTGCGAGGTGGCATTCCAGGTGCGCCGACTGTCCCGGGCCGAGCAGGCCTATCCCTTCGACTGGTGGATCACGCCGCTCGCGGGCGTCGCGCCGGTGCTGGAAGCGGGCGCCGCGGCGGTCTTCGCGCCGCAGGAGATCGTCAAGGTCTCCGACTACGGGGGCAAGGCCGCGCTGTATTCACGCCTGGGCGGTACGGTGCACCTGCACGAATTCCCCGCCGGGGAGGATTTCCTCGCCCTGAGCGAGGAGGCCATCTCCGGCCGCCTCGTCGCCAAATACGCAATGCTGCAGGAGCGCATGGTGTCCACATGCCGCACGGGGACGACGCTCTTCGTGCGCCAGCGTCTGCGGGAGCACGATCCACAGGGGCCCGCGCTGGAGGCCGCCCTTGACCGCCTGTTCGGCTGCCTGTCCACCCTTGCCGCCGATCCGCGGCTGCTGCTGCTGGACTATGCGCCCGTCGCCCCGCGTCCCTGGCTGGTGACGGCGCAGATCCCGGCCTATCGCGACCATAACGACCTCGGTTCGCGCCGCGGGTGGAACGCCACTTTCCGGGCCTGCGGCATCGCCTGCCCGCCGTCCGGCACGCGCTTCCGCTATGACGACCTGACCGCCACCCTCGAAAAAGGCCGGCGCTGA
- a CDS encoding MFS transporter — MSETTDALSESAGGSVLARGAVIATAMVFGLTYSLSAPLIAFDLAARGLSEAVIGANAAMHAVGVLITAVALPRLVASLGPRRLIFLSIAISAVALLAFPALPMVWMWFLLRLFLGMAAEALFVTSETWINALSTEGTRARSMAAYTAALSVGLALGPLILSLVGTVGALPYVVGAGIALLAAGFVASPRVVAPHFDEPTVGNPIRFVRLAPLALGATMLNAAIETAGLSFLALYAVNLGWGEENATRLMSVMMIGAIILQLPIGWLGDKMDRRRLVIGLATVSALGAAVWPLVLGHPVATYALLFVWGGAFVGIYTIMITLVGSRFRGGDLVGIYAVSGLFWGLGALVGPLGAGIAMQVHVHGLAIFATLACAAFALAAVRLRDST; from the coding sequence ATGAGCGAAACCACGGATGCGTTGTCCGAATCGGCCGGCGGCAGCGTCCTCGCCCGCGGCGCGGTCATCGCCACCGCGATGGTGTTCGGCCTGACCTATTCGCTGAGCGCCCCGCTCATCGCCTTCGACCTCGCCGCCCGCGGGCTGAGCGAGGCGGTGATCGGCGCGAACGCCGCCATGCACGCGGTGGGCGTCCTGATCACGGCGGTGGCGCTGCCCCGCCTCGTCGCCAGCCTCGGCCCGCGCCGCCTCATCTTCCTGTCCATCGCCATCTCCGCCGTGGCGCTCCTCGCCTTTCCGGCGCTGCCGATGGTGTGGATGTGGTTCCTCCTGCGCCTGTTCCTGGGCATGGCGGCGGAGGCCCTGTTCGTGACCTCCGAGACCTGGATCAACGCCCTGTCCACCGAAGGCACGCGGGCCCGCTCCATGGCGGCCTATACGGCGGCGCTGTCGGTGGGGCTGGCGCTGGGGCCGCTCATCCTGTCGCTGGTGGGCACGGTGGGCGCCCTGCCCTACGTGGTGGGCGCGGGCATCGCCCTCCTCGCCGCCGGCTTCGTCGCCTCGCCGCGGGTGGTCGCCCCGCATTTCGACGAACCGACCGTGGGCAATCCCATCCGTTTCGTGCGGCTCGCGCCGCTGGCCCTCGGCGCGACCATGCTGAACGCCGCCATCGAGACCGCGGGCCTTTCCTTTCTCGCCCTCTACGCGGTGAATCTCGGCTGGGGCGAGGAGAACGCCACCCGCCTCATGTCGGTGATGATGATCGGCGCCATCATCTTGCAGCTGCCCATCGGCTGGCTCGGCGACAAGATGGACCGCCGCCGCCTGGTCATCGGCCTCGCCACCGTCTCAGCCCTGGGCGCGGCGGTGTGGCCCCTGGTGCTCGGCCACCCGGTGGCGACCTACGCACTGCTCTTCGTCTGGGGCGGCGCCTTCGTCGGCATCTACACCATCATGATCACGCTGGTGGGCAGCCGCTTCCGCGGCGGCGACCTGGTGGGCATCTATGCGGTGTCCGGCCTGTTCTGGGGCCTCGGCGCGCTGGTCGGGCCCCTCGGCGCGGGCATTGCCATGCAGGTTCATGTGCATGGCCTCGCCATCTTCGCCACCCTGGCCTGCGCCGCCTTCGCCCTCGCCGCGGTGCGGCTGCGCGATTCGACCTGA
- a CDS encoding HdeD family acid-resistance protein, which translates to MVQLAFILVGAKALRERWWVLSALAASLIGVAVLILLDAMDGTMSVATQVFGAVFVFEGLLGFVTAFALHGVKSRSLALFRAFALVFVGLFILDYPSRNGMALSLLFGAAFLLDGVARIVTAVVVRFRLWRATVAVGVMELILAAVIASRWPLAHELKVPLCVSLLLLMSGWILLRASLMLRAHLEEVAVLALPIFGGRNWYDNAPVIVDDTGPLPPSEGPLTVRVWTPVGSADVGGRRPLIDRYIAAVDRNGAISTGHSALELRPDLYISHYPAQEIDHPPEEFAALLRATRENDIPGRFQPSYAYECANWCEADAKVEFTRFDARRLRAFWAGYRQDDTYNLTNRNCSVVVAAALDSALEGALASRMAWLRVARLMANPDVWAAAYIRSRAEAMSWTPGLVLDYARTLQRILEPAPPPFAIRLRDFVRRLTRSRRPVPEPGSP; encoded by the coding sequence ATGGTGCAGCTCGCATTCATTCTCGTAGGTGCCAAGGCCCTGCGGGAACGTTGGTGGGTCCTTTCGGCGCTTGCGGCTTCACTGATCGGCGTCGCGGTGCTGATCCTCCTGGACGCCATGGACGGCACCATGTCGGTGGCGACCCAGGTGTTCGGCGCGGTGTTCGTCTTCGAGGGGCTGCTCGGCTTCGTCACCGCCTTCGCCCTGCACGGGGTGAAGAGCCGCAGCCTGGCCTTGTTCCGCGCCTTCGCCCTCGTCTTCGTGGGCCTGTTCATCCTCGATTATCCGTCGCGCAACGGCATGGCCCTGTCGCTCCTGTTCGGCGCGGCCTTCCTGCTCGACGGTGTCGCGCGCATCGTCACGGCGGTGGTGGTGCGCTTCCGCCTGTGGCGCGCCACGGTGGCGGTGGGGGTGATGGAGCTGATCCTCGCCGCCGTCATCGCCAGCCGCTGGCCGCTCGCGCACGAACTCAAGGTGCCGCTGTGCGTGAGCCTGCTGCTGCTCATGTCGGGGTGGATCCTGCTGCGGGCCAGCCTGATGCTGCGGGCGCACCTGGAGGAGGTCGCCGTCCTCGCCCTGCCGATCTTCGGCGGACGCAACTGGTACGACAACGCGCCGGTGATCGTGGACGACACCGGGCCGCTGCCGCCCTCCGAAGGGCCGCTGACCGTGCGGGTTTGGACCCCCGTGGGCTCGGCGGACGTGGGCGGACGGCGCCCGCTCATCGACCGCTACATCGCCGCCGTGGACCGCAACGGCGCCATTTCCACCGGCCACTCGGCGCTGGAGCTCAGGCCCGACCTCTATATCAGCCACTATCCGGCGCAGGAGATCGACCACCCGCCGGAGGAGTTCGCCGCCCTCCTGCGCGCCACGCGGGAGAACGACATCCCCGGCCGCTTCCAACCTTCCTACGCCTATGAATGCGCCAATTGGTGCGAAGCGGACGCGAAGGTCGAGTTCACCCGATTCGACGCGCGGCGCCTGCGCGCCTTCTGGGCCGGGTACCGGCAGGACGACACCTATAACCTCACCAACCGCAATTGCTCGGTGGTGGTGGCGGCGGCGCTGGATTCGGCGCTCGAGGGCGCGCTGGCGAGCCGGATGGCGTGGCTGAGGGTCGCCCGGCTCATGGCCAATCCGGACGTCTGGGCCGCCGCCTACATCCGCTCCCGCGCCGAAGCCATGAGCTGGACCCCCGGCCTCGTGCTCGATTATGCCCGCACCCTCCAGCGCATCCTCGAGCCGGCGCCGCCGCCCTTCGCCATCCGCCTGCGGGATTTCGTGCGGCGGCTCACCCGTTCCCGCCGCCCTGTCCCGGAGCCCGGCAGCCCATGA
- the mgtE gene encoding magnesium transporter, translating into MNIGKIETTEHAALTSRLGREHVADIVEFLNGKTAQEATEIVAHMPLQWSVEVLDQPHFRDACEVIEALPQDKAVALLEGMSADRASDVLRWIDAPARGHLRDALNADTRTAIDHLLTYPEGTAGALMTTEFVSVPANWTVKQTLDHIREVEHSRETVYAIFVLDPTTKRLVNTVSLRRLISGVPDAPILSVAHAYAPISVPATMPQEEVARAISKYDFLAVPVVDSTGHMLGIVTVDDVIDAMIEEQTEDVQRMGGMEAIDEPYLAIPFAEMIKKRAGWLCILFVSEMFTASAMQFFSDELEKAIVLALFIPLVMSSGGNSGSQATSLIIRALALQQVRLRDWWRVALRELPTGIVLGGILGIIGVIRITVWQQAGFFDYGDYWKLLAVTIGASLIGIVTFGSLAGSLLPFLLKRLGFDPATASAPFIATLVDVTGIVIYFSVAWLFLHGTIL; encoded by the coding sequence ATGAACATCGGGAAAATCGAGACCACGGAGCATGCCGCCCTCACCTCCCGCCTCGGCCGGGAGCACGTGGCGGACATCGTCGAGTTCCTGAACGGCAAGACCGCGCAGGAGGCGACGGAGATCGTTGCCCACATGCCCCTGCAATGGTCGGTGGAAGTGCTCGACCAGCCCCATTTCCGCGATGCGTGCGAGGTGATCGAGGCCCTGCCGCAGGACAAGGCCGTGGCCCTTCTTGAAGGCATGTCGGCCGACCGCGCCTCCGATGTGCTGCGCTGGATCGACGCGCCCGCAAGGGGCCACCTGCGCGACGCGCTCAACGCCGACACCCGCACCGCCATCGACCACCTGCTCACCTATCCGGAGGGCACCGCCGGCGCCCTCATGACCACGGAATTCGTGAGCGTGCCCGCCAACTGGACCGTGAAACAGACCCTCGACCACATCCGCGAGGTGGAGCACAGCCGCGAGACGGTCTACGCCATCTTCGTGCTCGACCCGACGACGAAGCGGCTGGTGAACACGGTCTCCCTGCGCCGGCTCATCTCCGGCGTCCCGGATGCACCCATCCTGTCCGTCGCCCACGCCTACGCGCCCATCAGCGTGCCCGCCACCATGCCCCAGGAGGAGGTGGCGCGCGCAATCTCCAAGTACGACTTCCTCGCCGTCCCGGTGGTGGACTCGACCGGCCATATGCTCGGCATCGTCACCGTGGACGACGTCATCGACGCCATGATCGAGGAGCAGACCGAGGACGTGCAGCGCATGGGCGGCATGGAAGCCATCGACGAGCCCTACCTCGCGATTCCCTTCGCGGAGATGATCAAGAAGCGCGCCGGCTGGCTGTGCATCCTGTTCGTTTCGGAAATGTTCACCGCCAGCGCCATGCAATTCTTCTCCGATGAGCTGGAGAAGGCCATCGTGCTCGCCTTGTTCATTCCCCTCGTCATGAGCTCGGGCGGCAATTCGGGCTCGCAGGCCACCTCCCTCATCATCCGCGCCCTCGCCCTCCAGCAGGTGCGCCTGCGCGACTGGTGGCGCGTCGCCCTGCGCGAGCTGCCCACCGGCATCGTGCTCGGCGGCATCCTCGGCATCATCGGCGTCATCCGCATCACCGTGTGGCAGCAGGCCGGCTTCTTCGACTATGGCGATTACTGGAAGCTGCTCGCCGTCACCATCGGCGCGTCGCTGATCGGCATCGTCACTTTCGGATCGCTCGCCGGCTCGCTCCTGCCCTTCCTCTTAAAGCGCCTCGGCTTCGATCCGGCGACGGCGTCAGCCCCCTTCATCGCCACGCTGGTGGATGTCACCGGCATCGTCATCTACTTCTCGGTGGCCTGGCTGTTCCTGCACGGCACCATCCTGTGA
- a CDS encoding carbonic anhydrase, with amino-acid sequence MDDLISGYRRFRETAWPERKQVFEQLAARGQKPETLVIACSDSRVDPQMIFDAGPGEMFIVRNVANLVPPFQPDTNYHGTSAAIEFAVRALEVKHVVVMGHAQCGGVHALLEGAPPEVGDFVANWMKIAEPARLMAEDARLAPTERQRFCEQCCVKLSLSNLASFPWVAERVEAGRLNLHGAYFGVATGRLEILGDDGTFSAA; translated from the coding sequence GTGGACGACCTGATCTCCGGCTACAGAAGATTTCGTGAAACGGCGTGGCCCGAGCGCAAGCAGGTCTTCGAACAGCTCGCCGCCCGAGGCCAGAAGCCCGAGACCCTCGTCATCGCCTGCTCGGATAGCCGTGTCGACCCGCAGATGATCTTCGATGCCGGCCCCGGGGAGATGTTCATCGTGCGCAACGTGGCCAATCTGGTGCCGCCGTTCCAGCCCGACACCAACTATCACGGCACCTCGGCCGCCATCGAGTTCGCGGTGCGTGCGCTCGAGGTCAAGCACGTGGTGGTGATGGGCCACGCCCAGTGCGGCGGCGTCCATGCGCTGCTGGAGGGCGCACCGCCCGAAGTCGGCGACTTCGTCGCCAACTGGATGAAGATCGCCGAGCCCGCGCGCCTCATGGCCGAGGATGCGCGCCTGGCGCCGACGGAACGCCAGCGCTTCTGCGAGCAATGCTGCGTGAAGCTGTCGCTTTCCAACCTCGCAAGCTTCCCCTGGGTGGCCGAGCGCGTGGAGGCCGGGCGCCTCAACCTGCACGGCGCCTATTTCGGCGTGGCCACCGGCCGGCTCGAAATCCTCGGGGATGACGGAACCTTCAGCGCGGCGTGA
- the urtA gene encoding urea ABC transporter substrate-binding protein, translating into MGIGAAKAQETIKVGILHSLSGTMAISETTLKDAMLMLIEEQNKKGGLLGKKLEAVVVDPASNWPLFAEKARELITKDKVAAVFGCWTSVSRKSVLPVFKELNNILFYPVQYEGEESERNVFYTGAAPNQQAIPAVDYLANDEKVERWVLAGTDYVYPRTTNKILEAYLKSRGVKAEDIMINYTPFGHSDWQTIVSDIKKFGSAGKKTAVVSTINGDANVPFYKELANQGIQAKDIPVVAFSVGEEEVAGIDTKPLLGHLAAWNYFMSIDTPANKDFIAKWHAFTKDPKRVTNDPMEAHYIGFNMWVKAVEKAGTVDQDKVIAALPGIKQANLTGGVSEMLPNHHITKPVFIGEIEGNGQFDVVWKTKDLIPGEAWSRYLEGSKNLVADWVKYNCGNFDTTKNVCLSSAK; encoded by the coding sequence ATGGGAATCGGCGCGGCGAAGGCGCAGGAGACCATCAAGGTCGGCATCCTGCATTCTCTTTCGGGCACCATGGCCATCAGCGAGACCACGCTGAAGGATGCGATGCTCATGCTCATCGAGGAGCAGAACAAGAAGGGCGGCCTGCTGGGCAAGAAGCTCGAGGCGGTGGTGGTGGATCCCGCCTCCAACTGGCCGCTGTTCGCCGAGAAGGCGCGCGAGCTCATCACCAAGGACAAGGTCGCCGCCGTGTTCGGCTGCTGGACCTCGGTGTCGCGCAAGTCGGTACTGCCGGTATTCAAGGAACTGAACAACATCCTCTTCTATCCCGTGCAGTACGAGGGTGAGGAGAGCGAGCGCAACGTCTTCTACACCGGCGCCGCCCCGAACCAGCAGGCGATCCCAGCGGTGGACTACCTCGCCAACGACGAGAAGGTGGAGCGCTGGGTGCTCGCGGGCACGGACTACGTCTATCCCCGCACCACCAACAAGATCCTTGAGGCTTACCTGAAGTCCCGCGGCGTGAAGGCCGAGGACATCATGATCAACTACACGCCGTTCGGTCATTCCGACTGGCAGACCATCGTCTCCGACATCAAGAAGTTCGGCTCCGCGGGCAAGAAGACCGCAGTGGTCTCCACCATCAACGGTGACGCAAACGTACCGTTCTACAAGGAGCTCGCCAACCAGGGTATCCAGGCCAAGGACATCCCGGTGGTGGCCTTCTCGGTGGGCGAGGAAGAGGTTGCCGGCATCGACACCAAGCCGCTCCTCGGCCACCTCGCGGCATGGAACTACTTCATGTCCATCGACACGCCGGCGAACAAGGACTTCATCGCCAAGTGGCACGCCTTCACCAAGGACCCGAAGCGCGTTACCAACGACCCCATGGAGGCCCACTATATCGGCTTCAACATGTGGGTGAAGGCGGTGGAGAAGGCCGGCACGGTGGACCAGGACAAGGTGATCGCGGCGCTGCCGGGCATCAAGCAGGCCAACCTCACCGGCGGCGTCTCCGAGATGCTCCCCAACCACCACATCACCAAGCCCGTCTTCATCGGCGAGATCGAGGGCAATGGGCAGTTCGACGTGGTGTGGAAGACCAAGGACCTCATCCCGGGTGAAGCCTGGTCGCGCTATCTCGAAGGCTCCAAGAACCTGGTTGCCGACTGGGTGAAGTACAATTGCGGCAACTTCGACACCACCAAGAACGTCTGCCTCTCGTCCGCCAAGTGA
- the urtB gene encoding urea ABC transporter permease subunit UrtB, giving the protein MAALFGGAVRAQGQPDISAIVAKFANDSYSDTADALVALAASGSAQAAAVVDALGEGRLVFDPATKSVYIRARSGVVDAATGAAVAAPPATLTPVRANNRVRRAIDAASGALSLLNPDPARRADAAAAVFKSRDPVTLPTVEAAIAKETVPSIKEALEQARAAILIGKADAPEAERRVAIQKITARGDQEAISLLRSLPADSPPALRTAADAGIAKVEQNLKFWAVAQNVWYGLSLGSVLLLAAIGLAITFGVMGVINMAHGEMVMLGAYTTFMVQNVIRQSAPWLFDWSLAIALPLAFLFTALVGILIERTVIRFLYGRPLETLLATWGVSLILQQAVRSVFGPTNQEVGAPSWMSGAFQVGQLSITYNRLWIIVFALMVFFALLLVLKRTPLGLYVRAVTQNRRMAAAMGIRTGRIDALTFGLGSGIAGIAGVALSQIDNVSPNLGQGYIIDSFMVVVFGGVGNLWGTLVGAFTLGIANKLLEPFAGAVLGKILLLVFIILFIQKRPRGLFALKGRAVES; this is encoded by the coding sequence ATGGCCGCACTCTTCGGCGGCGCCGTGCGAGCCCAGGGCCAGCCCGACATTTCGGCCATCGTCGCGAAGTTCGCGAACGACAGCTATTCCGACACCGCCGACGCCCTGGTGGCGCTCGCCGCCAGCGGCAGCGCCCAGGCCGCCGCTGTGGTGGACGCGCTCGGTGAAGGGCGGCTGGTCTTCGATCCGGCCACCAAGAGCGTGTACATCCGTGCCCGCTCGGGCGTGGTGGATGCGGCGACCGGCGCCGCCGTGGCGGCACCGCCCGCGACGCTGACGCCGGTGCGCGCCAACAACCGGGTGCGCCGCGCCATCGACGCCGCCTCCGGCGCGCTCTCGCTGCTCAACCCCGATCCCGCCCGCCGCGCCGATGCGGCGGCTGCCGTGTTCAAGTCGCGCGATCCGGTGACGCTGCCGACGGTGGAAGCCGCCATCGCCAAGGAGACGGTGCCTTCCATCAAGGAGGCGCTGGAGCAGGCGCGGGCGGCCATCCTCATCGGCAAGGCCGATGCGCCGGAGGCCGAGCGCCGCGTCGCCATCCAGAAGATCACCGCCCGGGGTGACCAGGAGGCCATCAGCCTGCTGCGCTCCCTGCCGGCCGATTCCCCGCCGGCCCTCAGGACCGCGGCCGATGCGGGCATCGCCAAGGTGGAGCAGAACCTCAAGTTCTGGGCGGTGGCGCAGAACGTGTGGTACGGGCTGTCGCTGGGCTCGGTGCTGCTGCTCGCGGCCATCGGCCTCGCCATCACCTTCGGCGTCATGGGCGTCATCAACATGGCCCATGGCGAGATGGTGATGCTGGGCGCCTACACCACCTTCATGGTGCAGAACGTCATCCGTCAGTCGGCGCCCTGGCTGTTCGACTGGTCGCTGGCCATCGCCCTGCCGCTGGCCTTCCTGTTCACGGCGCTGGTGGGCATCCTCATCGAGCGGACGGTCATCCGCTTCCTCTACGGCCGGCCGCTGGAGACCCTGCTCGCCACGTGGGGCGTGTCGTTGATCCTGCAGCAAGCGGTGCGCTCCGTGTTCGGGCCCACCAACCAGGAGGTGGGGGCCCCGTCCTGGATGTCCGGGGCGTTCCAGGTGGGGCAATTGTCCATCACCTACAACCGCCTGTGGATCATCGTCTTCGCCCTCATGGTGTTCTTCGCCCTGCTGCTGGTGCTGAAGCGAACGCCGCTCGGCCTCTATGTGCGGGCGGTGACGCAGAACCGGCGCATGGCGGCGGCCATGGGCATCCGCACCGGCCGCATCGACGCGCTCACCTTCGGCCTCGGCTCCGGCATCGCCGGCATCGCCGGCGTGGCCCTCTCGCAGATCGACAACGTGAGCCCGAACCTCGGGCAGGGCTACATCATCGACAGCTTCATGGTGGTGGTGTTCGGCGGGGTGGGGAACCTCTGGGGCACGCTGGTCGGCGCCTTCACCCTGGGCATCGCCAACAAGCTGCTGGAGCCGTTCGCCGGCGCGGTGCTGGGCAAGATTCTGCTGCTCGTCTTCATCATCCTGTTCATCCAGAAGCGCCCGCGCGGCCTGTTCGCGCTCAAGGGCCGGGCGGTGGAATCGTGA
- the urtC gene encoding urea ABC transporter permease subunit UrtC, with the protein MNRPGIIDRTGAIFLIVVLAAAVLIPASNLLLPPGNPLHVPDYMIPLLGKYLAYALLAVAVDLVWGYCGVLSLGHGAFFALGGYAMGMYLMRQIGPRGVYGNPVLPDFMVFLNYKELPWFWQGFDIFPFAMLMVVLVPGALAFVFGWFAFRSRVTGVYLSIITQAMTFALMLAFFRNDMGFGGNNGLTDFKDILGFPISAPSTRLVLFVASALALAAGYLLCRALVTSKYGKVLVAVRDTESRTRFLGYRVENYKLVAWVLSAMLAGVAGALYVPQVGIINPSEFAPAQSIEMVIWVAVGGRGTLVGAALGALIVNAGKTWFTGVFPEAWLFGLGALFVLVTLFLPKGVLGLASSISERWKARRTAPTPSPEPAE; encoded by the coding sequence ATGAACCGCCCCGGCATCATCGACCGCACCGGCGCTATCTTCCTCATCGTCGTTCTGGCCGCAGCGGTGCTCATTCCCGCGTCCAACCTGCTGCTGCCGCCCGGCAATCCTCTGCACGTGCCGGACTACATGATCCCGCTGCTCGGCAAGTACCTCGCCTACGCGCTGCTCGCCGTCGCGGTGGACCTGGTGTGGGGGTATTGCGGCGTGCTGTCGCTGGGCCACGGCGCCTTCTTCGCGCTGGGTGGCTACGCCATGGGCATGTATCTCATGCGCCAGATCGGCCCGCGCGGCGTCTACGGCAACCCGGTGCTGCCCGACTTCATGGTGTTCCTGAACTATAAGGAGCTGCCGTGGTTCTGGCAGGGCTTCGACATCTTCCCCTTCGCCATGCTCATGGTGGTGCTGGTGCCGGGGGCTCTGGCCTTCGTGTTCGGCTGGTTCGCTTTTCGCTCGCGGGTGACGGGCGTCTACCTCTCCATCATCACCCAGGCGATGACGTTCGCCCTCATGCTCGCCTTCTTCCGCAATGACATGGGCTTCGGCGGCAATAACGGCCTGACCGACTTCAAGGACATCCTCGGATTTCCCATCTCGGCGCCGTCCACCCGCCTCGTGCTGTTCGTGGCGTCGGCGCTGGCGCTGGCGGCGGGGTACCTGCTGTGCCGGGCGCTGGTCACCTCCAAATATGGCAAGGTGCTGGTGGCTGTGCGCGACACCGAGAGCCGCACCCGGTTCCTTGGCTACCGGGTGGAGAACTACAAGCTGGTCGCCTGGGTGCTCTCGGCCATGCTGGCCGGCGTCGCCGGCGCGCTCTACGTGCCGCAGGTGGGCATCATCAACCCATCCGAGTTCGCTCCCGCCCAGTCCATCGAGATGGTGATCTGGGTGGCGGTGGGCGGGCGCGGCACGCTGGTGGGCGCGGCGCTGGGGGCGCTCATCGTCAATGCGGGCAAGACCTGGTTCACCGGCGTGTTTCCGGAGGCCTGGCTGTTCGGCCTCGGAGCCCTGTTCGTGCTGGTGACGCTGTTCCTGCCCAAGGGCGTGCTGGGGCTCGCCTCCAGCATCTCCGAACGATGGAAGGCGCGGCGGACCGCCCCGACGCCCAGCCCCGAGCCGGCGGAGTGA